From a region of the Pseudanabaena sp. ABRG5-3 genome:
- a CDS encoding EAL domain-containing protein — protein MKEDQEYQAIGCWECTKGAGLGFDFSMAFQPIVNTTTQEVFAQEALVRGINEESAGEILGRINDDNRYRFDQACRVKAVQLGAALNITSFISINFLPNAVYRPELCIRTTIEAAATFGFPVERIIFEFTEVEKITDHAHLRKIVQYYRNTGFLTAIDDFGAGYSGLSLLAEFQTDLVKLDMGLIRDISHNKSRQAIVKGIVQVCNELSIKVIAEGVETYEELAILQSFGIELFQGYYFAKPKFQGLAFINNLVMS, from the coding sequence ATGAAAGAAGATCAAGAATATCAAGCAATTGGCTGTTGGGAATGTACTAAGGGGGCGGGGTTAGGATTTGACTTCTCAATGGCATTCCAGCCAATCGTTAATACTACTACCCAAGAAGTTTTTGCCCAAGAGGCTTTAGTGAGAGGCATAAATGAAGAATCTGCTGGAGAAATCTTAGGGCGCATCAATGATGACAATCGTTATCGTTTCGATCAAGCTTGTCGCGTCAAAGCAGTGCAGTTAGGAGCAGCACTGAATATTACCTCCTTTATTAGCATTAATTTCTTGCCAAATGCTGTTTATCGTCCTGAACTATGTATTCGGACAACCATTGAGGCTGCCGCAACCTTTGGATTTCCCGTTGAACGTATCATCTTTGAGTTTACAGAAGTCGAGAAGATAACCGATCATGCTCATCTTCGCAAAATTGTGCAGTACTACAGAAATACGGGCTTTTTGACAGCAATCGATGATTTTGGTGCAGGTTATTCAGGCTTGAGTTTGTTAGCTGAGTTTCAAACTGATCTCGTCAAATTAGATATGGGTTTAATCAGAGATATTTCTCATAATAAGAGCCGCCAAGCAATCGTTAAGGGAATTGTTCAAGTATGTAATGAATTGTCAATTAAAGTTATTGCTGAAGGTGTTGAAACCTACGAAGAATTAGCAATTCTGCAATCTTTTGGAATTGAATTATTTCAAGGTTATTACTTTGCCAAACCTAAGTTTCAAGGTTTAGCTTTTATAAATAATTTAGTGATGTCGTAA
- a CDS encoding DUF1257 domain-containing protein, with product MSHFTTIAIEIKNGDLLKQAIEALGYPVKENTLVRGYLGNTTTAEYVIPMPNAYDLGFRKTGDRYELIADMWGVVMNVEEFLAEVNQQYAAKTVLQSATQQGFAIEQQEVLEDGKIRIVIGRWA from the coding sequence ATGTCCCACTTCACCACGATCGCCATCGAAATCAAAAATGGTGACTTGCTCAAACAAGCCATAGAAGCGCTAGGTTATCCCGTCAAGGAAAATACTTTAGTGCGTGGCTATCTGGGTAATACCACCACTGCCGAATATGTGATCCCCATGCCAAATGCCTATGATCTTGGGTTTCGGAAAACTGGCGATCGCTATGAGTTAATAGCTGATATGTGGGGCGTAGTGATGAATGTTGAAGAATTTTTAGCAGAGGTAAATCAGCAATATGCAGCTAAAACAGTTTTACAAAGTGCAACTCAACAGGGATTTGCGATCGAGCAGCAAGAAGTATTAGAAGATGGCAAGATCAGAATTGTGATTGGACGTTGGGCATAA
- a CDS encoding AAA family ATPase, which translates to MSSIDSISSSKSRVYQALIELFDLLLRAKYPLIYIVTAEEEPVEEILTEMALQSSPSRRILFWDIARGWSDNNADKGSVMAALSRIAQRDKTSKDGDNVLYVLRDLHPILKYPHHDRNIAIIRELKNLARDLKLDRRTIALTSHVLEIPSELTEEITAIDFPLPAIAEIEYLIRKKIAPSKLNLSDLALEQLVKACQGLSRTRIQRVLAKAIAEKEQVNDADIDAVLAEKQQAIRQTGILEFFTVNESLKNVGGLDNLKQWVRIRRDAFTEEAKRYGIPTPKGVLLVGIQGTGKSLSAKTIANEWRLPLLRLDIGRLFGSYVGESESRMRQMIQLAEATAPCVLWIDEIDKAFGNTNMAIDGDSGASRRVFGTLITWMQEKTAPVFIVATANNVRILPAELLRKGRFDEIFFLNLPTESERQEIFKVHLQKLRPSRLRDFDLMLLARHTKNFSGAEIEQVIIDGIHRAFGRGSSGNREDFTTEDIISAIEETVPLAAIASQQIESLKQWAAESGARTASNDEQLLQELRKFAINLE; encoded by the coding sequence ATGTCATCCATAGATTCTATTTCTTCTAGCAAAAGCAGGGTTTATCAAGCACTGATAGAGCTGTTTGATCTATTACTACGTGCCAAATATCCACTTATATATATAGTTACTGCTGAAGAGGAGCCAGTCGAAGAAATCTTGACAGAGATGGCTTTACAATCTAGCCCCAGTCGTCGCATTTTGTTTTGGGACATTGCGCGAGGCTGGAGTGATAATAATGCGGATAAGGGATCGGTGATGGCAGCCTTATCACGAATTGCACAGCGAGATAAAACTAGTAAAGATGGGGATAACGTTTTATATGTATTGCGCGACTTACATCCCATCCTCAAATATCCCCACCACGATCGCAATATTGCGATTATTCGTGAGCTAAAAAATTTGGCACGGGATCTCAAGCTCGATCGCCGCACTATTGCCCTTACTAGCCATGTATTAGAGATCCCATCCGAATTAACAGAAGAAATTACAGCAATTGATTTTCCTTTACCTGCGATCGCTGAAATCGAATATTTAATCAGGAAAAAAATTGCCCCCAGCAAACTCAATTTATCGGACTTAGCTTTGGAGCAGTTAGTTAAAGCCTGTCAGGGTTTAAGTCGTACCCGCATTCAAAGGGTTTTAGCTAAGGCGATCGCCGAAAAAGAACAGGTTAATGACGCAGATATCGATGCAGTACTGGCGGAAAAGCAACAGGCGATTAGACAGACAGGCATTTTAGAATTCTTTACAGTCAATGAATCCCTAAAGAATGTGGGGGGGTTAGATAACCTCAAGCAATGGGTACGCATTCGCCGCGATGCCTTTACCGAAGAAGCCAAGCGTTATGGCATTCCCACCCCCAAAGGTGTGCTACTCGTTGGCATTCAAGGCACAGGTAAGTCACTATCCGCCAAAACGATCGCCAACGAATGGCGATTGCCCCTATTACGTCTAGATATTGGGCGACTATTTGGCAGTTATGTTGGGGAAAGCGAAAGTCGGATGCGGCAGATGATTCAACTCGCGGAAGCAACAGCACCCTGTGTTCTCTGGATTGATGAGATTGATAAAGCCTTTGGCAATACAAATATGGCGATCGATGGTGATTCTGGAGCCAGTCGGAGGGTATTTGGGACATTAATCACATGGATGCAGGAGAAAACTGCGCCTGTATTTATTGTGGCAACTGCCAACAATGTCAGGATTTTACCCGCCGAACTTTTGCGAAAGGGTAGGTTTGATGAAATCTTCTTTTTGAATTTACCGACCGAATCAGAACGCCAAGAAATTTTTAAAGTGCATTTACAAAAATTGCGCCCCAGTCGGTTGCGCGATTTTGACTTGATGCTGCTAGCTCGCCACACCAAAAATTTTAGTGGGGCAGAGATCGAGCAAGTCATAATTGATGGCATTCATCGCGCCTTTGGACGTGGCAGCAGTGGCAACCGCGAAGACTTCACCACTGAAGATATCATTAGTGCCATTGAGGAAACTGTGCCACTAGCGGCGATCGCTTCTCAGCAAATCGAATCCCTCAAACAATGGGCGGCGGAGTCGGGTGCGCGTACTGCCTCTAATGATGAGCAATTACTCCAAGAATTAAGAAAATTTGCAATTAACCTAGAATAA
- a CDS encoding transaldolase yields the protein MPNDLPKSFLDQLREMTVVVADTGDIHAIELVKPQDATTNPSLITAAAQMPQYQEIVDETLIEARKDLGKDAPPSQVVSLAFDRLAIAFGLRILKIIPGRVSTEVDARLSYNTEATIAKAHYLISQYEAHGISRDRVLIKIAATWEGIKAAEVLEQEGIHCNLTLLFGLHQAIACAEAGVKLISPFVGRILDWYKKDTGRDSYPAKEDPGVLSVSRIYNYYKKFGYKTEIMGASFRNMDEIVELAGCDLLTISPALLDELQHTQGELVRKLDPQIAAHSEIAQIPMDKATFDAMHASDRMASDKLDEGIKGFAKALVSLEELLKDRLAKLEEQVLTAV from the coding sequence ATGCCTAATGATTTGCCCAAAAGTTTTCTCGATCAATTGCGTGAAATGACTGTCGTTGTTGCGGATACTGGAGATATTCATGCGATCGAACTAGTTAAGCCCCAAGATGCGACTACAAACCCATCCTTGATTACGGCGGCAGCACAAATGCCCCAGTATCAGGAAATTGTGGATGAGACTCTGATAGAAGCCAGAAAAGATTTGGGTAAAGATGCCCCACCATCTCAGGTGGTTTCCTTAGCCTTTGATCGCTTAGCTATCGCCTTTGGACTCAGAATCTTGAAAATTATCCCAGGTAGGGTTTCTACGGAAGTAGATGCAAGGCTTTCCTATAACACTGAAGCAACGATTGCCAAGGCGCATTATTTGATCAGTCAATATGAAGCCCACGGCATTTCCCGCGATCGCGTATTAATTAAAATTGCGGCGACATGGGAGGGGATCAAGGCAGCAGAGGTGTTAGAGCAAGAAGGCATTCATTGCAATTTGACTTTGCTATTTGGATTACACCAAGCGATCGCCTGTGCTGAGGCAGGAGTGAAATTAATTTCACCTTTTGTCGGACGCATTCTTGATTGGTACAAAAAAGATACAGGTCGTGACAGCTATCCTGCTAAAGAAGACCCAGGAGTATTGTCAGTTTCACGAATTTATAACTACTACAAGAAGTTTGGTTATAAAACTGAAATTATGGGTGCAAGTTTCCGCAATATGGATGAAATCGTAGAGCTAGCAGGTTGTGATCTATTAACGATTTCACCTGCTTTACTAGATGAATTGCAACATACTCAAGGTGAGCTAGTCCGTAAACTCGATCCCCAAATTGCTGCTCATTCAGAAATTGCCCAAATCCCTATGGATAAGGCAACTTTTGATGCGATGCACGCTAGCGATCGCATGGCATCAGATAAACTTGATGAGGGGATTAAAGGATTTGCTAAAGCACTGGTGAGCTTAGAGGAGTTATTAAAAGATCGTCTAGCTAAACTTGAAGAACAAGTACTTACAGCAGTTTAA
- the psaA gene encoding photosystem I core protein PsaA: protein MTMTPQKPDTEVKVSVDRDVVPTSFEKWGQPGHFDRTLKKGPKTTTWIWDLHANVHDFDSFTTEEDTARKIFSAHFGHLGIVFIWLSGMYYHGAKFSNYTAWLSDPVSIKPSAQVVWNVFGQDILNGDVGGGFQGIQITSGLFHLWRASGITTEYQLLCTAIGGLVMAGLMFFAGWFHYHKSAPKLEWFKNAESMMNHHLAGLLGLGSLAWAGHQIHVSIPVNYYLDKGVAASQIPAPHEFILNPSLMSDIFPSFAQGVTPFFTLNWGAYADFLTFKGGLNPQTGSLWLTDQAHHHLAIATLFIIAGHMYRTNWGIGHSMKEMLEAHKGPLTGEGHKGLYEIFTTSWHAQLSWNLALMGSLSIIVAQHMYAMPAYPYIATDYATQISLFTHHMWIGGFLIAGGAAHAGIFMVRDYDPAKNVNNLLDRVIRHRDAIISHLNWVCIFLGFHSFGLYIHNDTMRALGRPQDMFSDTAIQLKPVFANWIQGFHAAAAGVTAPYAGASVSPIFGGDTVVVGGKVAAAHMALGTADFLVHHIHAFTIHVTVLILLKGVLYARNSRLIPDKAELGFRFPCDGPGRGGTCQVSAWDHVFLGLFWMYNCISVVIFHFSWKMQSDIFGTVDASGTVTNMAGGNFAQSALTINGWLRDFLWAQASNVIQSYGSALSAYGLIFLGAHFIWAFSLMFLFSGRGYWQELIESIVWAHNKLNVAPAISPRALSITQGRAVGLAHYLLGGIATTWAFFLARYGALG from the coding sequence ATGACAATGACTCCTCAAAAGCCAGACACAGAGGTAAAGGTATCGGTTGATCGTGACGTAGTACCTACTTCCTTTGAGAAGTGGGGACAACCTGGTCACTTTGACCGCACCCTAAAGAAGGGACCAAAGACAACAACATGGATTTGGGATCTTCATGCCAATGTGCATGACTTTGACAGTTTCACAACCGAAGAAGATACTGCCCGTAAGATCTTCTCCGCTCATTTTGGGCATCTAGGTATTGTCTTCATTTGGCTCAGTGGTATGTATTACCATGGGGCAAAATTCTCTAACTACACCGCTTGGTTGTCTGATCCTGTCAGCATCAAGCCCAGTGCCCAAGTGGTCTGGAACGTTTTCGGTCAAGATATCTTGAACGGTGATGTTGGTGGCGGTTTCCAAGGTATTCAAATCACTTCTGGTTTGTTCCACCTCTGGAGAGCATCTGGTATCACCACGGAGTATCAACTCCTCTGCACCGCAATTGGCGGTTTGGTGATGGCAGGTTTGATGTTCTTCGCTGGTTGGTTCCACTACCACAAGTCAGCTCCTAAACTTGAGTGGTTTAAGAATGCTGAATCGATGATGAACCACCACTTGGCTGGTTTGCTCGGTTTAGGTTCTCTCGCTTGGGCTGGACATCAGATCCATGTTTCGATTCCTGTCAACTATTACCTTGACAAGGGCGTAGCTGCTAGTCAGATTCCTGCACCCCATGAGTTCATTCTTAATCCTTCCTTGATGTCGGATATTTTCCCTAGCTTTGCTCAAGGTGTAACTCCTTTCTTCACTTTGAACTGGGGCGCATATGCAGACTTCTTGACTTTCAAGGGTGGTTTGAATCCTCAAACTGGTTCTTTGTGGTTGACTGACCAAGCTCACCATCACCTTGCGATCGCTACACTTTTCATTATTGCTGGACATATGTACCGCACCAACTGGGGTATCGGTCATAGCATGAAGGAAATGCTTGAAGCTCACAAGGGACCTCTAACTGGTGAAGGTCACAAGGGATTGTATGAAATCTTCACAACCTCTTGGCATGCTCAACTTTCTTGGAACTTAGCTTTGATGGGTTCTTTGAGCATCATCGTTGCACAACACATGTATGCGATGCCTGCTTACCCCTACATTGCCACTGACTACGCTACTCAAATCTCTCTATTCACACATCACATGTGGATTGGTGGATTCTTGATTGCTGGTGGTGCAGCTCATGCTGGTATTTTCATGGTTCGCGATTACGATCCTGCTAAGAATGTAAATAACTTGCTTGATCGTGTAATCCGTCACCGCGACGCTATTATTTCCCATCTCAACTGGGTATGTATTTTCCTTGGCTTCCACAGCTTTGGTCTTTACATCCACAACGACACCATGCGTGCATTGGGTCGTCCTCAAGATATGTTCTCTGACACAGCAATTCAGTTGAAGCCCGTCTTCGCTAACTGGATTCAAGGCTTCCATGCTGCTGCTGCTGGTGTAACTGCTCCTTATGCAGGCGCTAGTGTTAGCCCCATCTTCGGTGGTGACACTGTAGTTGTCGGTGGTAAGGTTGCTGCTGCTCACATGGCTCTTGGTACTGCTGACTTCTTGGTACACCATATCCATGCATTCACCATTCACGTCACCGTATTGATCCTCCTCAAGGGTGTTCTTTACGCTCGTAACTCTCGCTTGATTCCAGACAAGGCTGAACTCGGTTTCCGCTTCCCTTGCGACGGTCCTGGTCGTGGCGGTACTTGCCAAGTTTCTGCATGGGATCACGTATTCCTCGGCTTGTTCTGGATGTACAACTGTATTTCCGTTGTTATCTTCCATTTCTCTTGGAAAATGCAGTCCGATATCTTCGGTACTGTCGATGCAAGTGGCACTGTCACCAACATGGCAGGCGGCAACTTTGCACAAAGCGCATTAACCATCAATGGTTGGTTGCGTGACTTCTTGTGGGCACAAGCTTCCAACGTAATTCAATCCTACGGTTCGGCATTGTCGGCTTATGGTTTGATCTTCTTGGGCGCTCACTTCATCTGGGCATTCAGCCTCATGTTCCTGTTCAGTGGTCGTGGCTACTGGCAAGAACTCATCGAGTCAATCGTATGGGCACATAACAAGCTCAACGTAGCTCCTGCTATCTCTCCTCGCGCTTTGAGCATTACTCAAGGTCGTGCAGTAGGCTTGGCTCACTACCTCTTAGGTGGAATTGCCACAACTTGGGCGTTCTTCCTAGCCCGTTACGGTGCACTTGGGTAA
- the psaB gene encoding photosystem I core protein PsaB, producing MATKFPKFSQALAQDPSTRRIWYAIATANDFESHDGVTEESLYQKIFASHFGHLAIIFLWTSGNLFHVAWQGNFEQWIKNPLTTRPIAHAIWDPHFGKAAVEAFTQTDAAGPVNIALSGVYQWWYTIGMRSNQELFGGAIWLLIVSALLLFAGWLHLQPSFRPSLSWFKNAESRLNHHLAGLFGVSSLAWTGHLVHVAIPEARGVHVGWENFLSVPPHPAGLAPFFTGNWGVYAQNPDTAGHVFGTAQGAGTAILTFLGGFHPQTEALWLTDIAHHHLAIAVLFIIAGHMYRTNFGIGHSMKTIMEAHNPPKGTPFGGMIGEGHKGIYDTYNNSLHFQLGWHLACLGVVTSLVAQHMYSMPSYAFIAKDFTTQAALYTHHQYIAGFLMVGAFAHGAIFFVRDYDPEANKNNVLARMLEHKEAIISHLSWVSLFLGFHTLGIYVHNDVMQAFGTPEKQILIEPVFAQWIQAAHGKALYGFDVLLSNANSVASTAYPNSGNVWLPGWLAGINAGDNSLFLTIGPGDFLVHHAIALGLHTTTLILVKGALDARGSKLMPDKKDFGYSFPCDGPGRGGTCDISAWDSFYLAMFWMLNTIGWTTFYWHWKHLGVWQGNVAQFNESSVTIMGWLRDYLWLNSAQLINGYNPYGMNNISVWAWMFLFGHLVWATGFMFLISWRGYWQELIETLVWAHQRTPLASLVQWKDKPVALSIVQARLVGLAHFTVGYIVTYAAFLIASTTTAFG from the coding sequence ATGGCAACGAAATTTCCTAAGTTTAGCCAGGCTCTCGCACAGGATCCTTCAACCCGTCGGATCTGGTATGCGATCGCCACAGCGAACGACTTTGAAAGTCATGATGGTGTCACCGAAGAAAGTCTTTACCAAAAGATTTTTGCTTCTCACTTCGGACACTTGGCAATCATCTTCCTGTGGACATCTGGCAACCTGTTTCACGTAGCGTGGCAGGGTAACTTCGAGCAATGGATCAAGAATCCTCTCACCACTCGCCCAATCGCCCATGCGATTTGGGATCCTCATTTCGGTAAGGCAGCAGTTGAAGCATTTACACAAACCGACGCTGCTGGCCCTGTAAATATCGCTCTCTCTGGCGTTTATCAGTGGTGGTACACCATTGGTATGCGTAGCAATCAAGAACTATTCGGCGGCGCAATTTGGCTGTTGATTGTTTCTGCTCTCTTGCTATTTGCTGGTTGGCTACACCTTCAGCCTAGTTTCCGTCCTAGCCTTTCTTGGTTCAAGAATGCTGAATCTCGTCTAAACCACCACCTTGCTGGTTTGTTCGGTGTTAGCTCCTTGGCATGGACTGGTCACTTGGTACACGTAGCTATTCCTGAAGCCCGTGGTGTTCATGTGGGTTGGGAAAACTTCTTGAGCGTACCTCCTCATCCAGCAGGTCTTGCACCTTTCTTTACTGGTAATTGGGGTGTATATGCTCAGAATCCTGATACCGCAGGTCACGTCTTCGGAACAGCTCAAGGTGCAGGTACAGCAATCTTGACCTTCTTGGGTGGTTTCCATCCTCAAACAGAAGCTCTCTGGTTGACTGACATTGCCCATCACCACTTGGCGATCGCTGTTTTGTTCATCATCGCTGGTCACATGTACCGTACCAACTTTGGTATTGGTCACAGCATGAAGACAATCATGGAAGCTCACAATCCTCCTAAGGGTACTCCTTTCGGCGGTATGATCGGCGAAGGTCACAAGGGTATCTATGACACCTACAACAACTCGCTTCATTTCCAACTTGGTTGGCACTTGGCTTGCTTGGGTGTTGTAACTTCCTTGGTTGCTCAGCACATGTACTCCATGCCTTCCTATGCGTTCATCGCTAAGGACTTCACAACTCAAGCCGCTCTATATACTCATCACCAATATATTGCTGGTTTCTTGATGGTTGGTGCGTTTGCTCACGGTGCGATCTTCTTCGTTCGTGACTACGATCCTGAAGCTAACAAGAACAACGTGCTTGCACGTATGCTTGAGCATAAAGAAGCGATCATCTCTCACTTAAGCTGGGTATCCCTCTTCTTAGGTTTCCACACTCTCGGCATCTACGTTCACAACGACGTAATGCAAGCTTTCGGTACTCCTGAAAAGCAAATCTTGATCGAGCCTGTATTCGCACAATGGATTCAAGCCGCTCACGGTAAAGCTCTCTACGGTTTCGATGTTCTACTTTCTAACGCAAACAGCGTAGCTTCTACTGCTTACCCCAACAGTGGTAACGTTTGGCTTCCTGGTTGGTTGGCTGGTATTAATGCTGGTGACAACTCCTTGTTCCTCACCATTGGACCTGGCGACTTCTTGGTTCACCATGCGATCGCTCTAGGTCTACACACCACCACCTTGATCTTGGTTAAGGGTGCGTTGGATGCTCGTGGATCTAAGCTCATGCCAGACAAGAAAGACTTCGGCTACAGCTTCCCTTGCGACGGTCCTGGTCGTGGCGGTACTTGCGATATCTCTGCATGGGATTCCTTCTACCTCGCTATGTTCTGGATGTTGAACACCATTGGTTGGACAACCTTCTACTGGCACTGGAAACACCTCGGTGTATGGCAAGGTAACGTTGCTCAGTTCAACGAATCCTCTGTCACTATCATGGGCTGGCTCCGTGACTACCTATGGCTCAACTCTGCTCAGTTGATCAACGGCTATAACCCCTATGGCATGAACAATATCTCTGTTTGGGCTTGGATGTTCCTCTTCGGACACCTAGTTTGGGCAACTGGATTCATGTTCTTGATCTCTTGGCGTGGTTACTGGCAAGAATTGATCGAAACCCTAGTATGGGCGCACCAACGCACACCTCTTGCAAGTTTGGTTCAGTGGAAAGACAAGCCTGTGGCTCTTTCCATCGTTCAAGCTCGTTTGGTTGGCTTGGCTCACTTCACAGTCGGCTACATTGTTACTTATGCAGCCTTCCTGATTGCGTCTACGACAACAGCTTTCGGTTAA
- a CDS encoding DUF433 domain-containing protein — translation MTAIQDKSDIVRTERGLTINATRITLYDLMDYIQAGYPIKLIRNYFFYITDQQFNAAISYIENNREQVEAEYQQVLQESDANRHYWEEINKDRFAQLTKHSPKPENQKAWEKLQVWKAKLATEI, via the coding sequence ATGACAGCTATTCAAGACAAGTCAGATATTGTCCGTACAGAAAGAGGACTTACTATTAATGCTACTCGGATTACTCTGTATGATTTGATGGATTATATTCAGGCTGGCTATCCTATAAAGCTGATTCGCAATTATTTTTTTTACATTACTGATCAGCAATTCAACGCAGCGATCTCCTATATTGAAAACAATCGCGAACAGGTTGAGGCAGAATATCAACAGGTTTTGCAAGAATCTGATGCAAATCGTCATTATTGGGAAGAAATTAATAAAGATAGATTTGCTCAACTAACTAAACACTCTCCTAAACCTGAAAATCAGAAAGCATGGGAAAAACTGCAAGTTTGGAAAGCTAAACTAGCGACTGAAATATGA
- a CDS encoding DUF5615 family PIN-like protein, whose product MNFLIDYNLKGKSLILWGVLAAEGWLELIQVKFLQFEDVGLQRNSSDLDVWDFAQQNQMILITANRNMKGKTSLEQTIRDKNTDLSLPVITISNVDRLDEKVYREKCVACLIEIGLELDSYLGAGRIFIP is encoded by the coding sequence ATGAATTTTTTAATTGATTATAATCTCAAGGGTAAATCTTTAATCCTTTGGGGTGTTTTAGCTGCTGAAGGTTGGCTGGAGTTAATACAAGTTAAATTTCTGCAATTTGAAGATGTGGGATTGCAACGAAATAGTAGCGATCTAGATGTTTGGGATTTTGCTCAACAAAATCAAATGATTTTGATTACTGCTAATAGAAATATGAAGGGGAAAACTTCTTTAGAGCAGACAATTAGAGATAAAAATACAGATCTTAGTCTTCCCGTTATAACTATTAGTAATGTGGATCGACTTGATGAGAAAGTATATCGAGAAAAATGTGTGGCTTGTCTAATAGAAATTGGTCTTGAGCTAGATAGCTATTTAGGAGCTGGTCGTATTTTTATTCCTTAG
- a CDS encoding IS630 transposase-related protein, protein MAPYSLDLRQKIVATYEAGNTSIREVAKQFQVATKTVQTLLNQYRETGELNHKPLGSQIKSPLEAHREKILKIATEHPDWTLWQYCEEVAEQTGVSVTTGSMCRFFQRHNITLKKRPIAMKR, encoded by the coding sequence ATGGCACCTTACTCACTAGATCTTAGGCAAAAGATCGTAGCAACCTACGAAGCAGGAAATACATCGATTCGTGAAGTAGCTAAGCAATTTCAAGTCGCGACAAAAACAGTGCAAACACTGCTGAATCAATACCGAGAGACAGGAGAACTAAACCACAAACCATTAGGGAGTCAAATCAAAAGTCCGCTCGAAGCCCATCGAGAGAAAATCCTCAAAATTGCGACAGAGCATCCAGATTGGACACTATGGCAGTACTGTGAGGAAGTAGCAGAACAAACAGGAGTATCAGTGACCACGGGCAGTATGTGCCGATTTTTCCAGAGGCATAACATCACGCTAAAAAAAAGACCTATCGCCATGAAAAGGTAA
- a CDS encoding type II toxin-antitoxin system Phd/YefM family antitoxin → MQIVSATEAKQSFGAVIDKAQREPVMIRKQNRDVAVIMSIEDYQRITRINIQEFQQFRDQIGKKAQKLGLTEDKLNELLNDDQ, encoded by the coding sequence ATGCAAATTGTTTCAGCAACAGAAGCCAAACAATCTTTTGGTGCAGTCATTGACAAAGCCCAGCGTGAGCCTGTGATGATCCGTAAACAAAATCGTGATGTCGCTGTAATTATGTCTATCGAAGACTATCAACGCATTACGCGCATTAACATTCAAGAATTTCAACAATTTAGGGATCAAATTGGCAAAAAAGCTCAAAAACTGGGATTAACAGAAGACAAATTAAATGAACTGTTGAATGATGATCAATAG
- a CDS encoding IS5 family transposase, with amino-acid sequence MKYETSQNLSREEFKRLFGVKRETFAQMMELMKQSAKSKGKGGVKAKLSLEDQILVTLQYWREYRTYFHIANDWEVSESTICRAVKKVENVLIKSEKFRLAGKKSLWQEQHPALIAIDVTETKVERPKHHQKRFYSGKKKHHALKAQLVVDLTNLKIICTAYGNGHQHDFSLFKASGVRFHSQTQGLADKGYQGLQNLHPNSLIPIKKPKNGSLSKDDKRFNRQLARQRIAIEHVNRRLKIFKILSLPYRNRRRRFGLRCNLIAAIYNFEVSLPASKNCSPLS; translated from the coding sequence ATGAAATACGAAACCAGTCAAAATCTATCAAGAGAAGAATTTAAACGCTTATTTGGCGTAAAAAGAGAAACATTTGCTCAAATGATGGAACTGATGAAACAATCCGCCAAAAGTAAAGGAAAAGGAGGTGTGAAAGCCAAACTAAGTCTCGAAGATCAAATCTTGGTTACTTTGCAATATTGGCGCGAATATCGTACCTATTTTCATATCGCTAACGATTGGGAGGTATCAGAATCAACGATCTGCCGTGCTGTCAAAAAAGTCGAAAATGTCTTAATTAAATCAGAGAAGTTTCGGTTAGCAGGAAAAAAGTCATTGTGGCAGGAACAACATCCTGCCCTAATTGCAATTGATGTAACTGAGACCAAGGTCGAACGACCCAAACATCACCAAAAACGTTTTTACAGTGGCAAGAAAAAGCATCATGCTCTCAAAGCTCAACTAGTGGTCGATCTGACTAATCTCAAGATTATTTGTACCGCTTATGGTAACGGTCATCAGCACGATTTTTCGTTATTCAAAGCCAGTGGAGTTCGTTTTCACTCTCAGACACAAGGTTTAGCGGATAAGGGTTATCAAGGTTTACAAAACTTGCACCCCAACTCGCTAATTCCTATCAAAAAGCCTAAAAATGGCTCTTTATCCAAGGACGATAAGCGGTTTAATCGCCAACTTGCTCGTCAACGTATTGCCATTGAGCATGTTAATCGCCGTCTGAAGATTTTTAAAATTCTTTCTTTGCCTTATCGTAACCGTCGTCGTCGTTTTGGCTTGCGTTGTAATTTGATTGCTGCCATTTATAACTTTGAAGTCTCTCTTCCTGCTTCTAAAAATTGCTCTCCTCTGTCTTAA